cccctccagttccatacacgttgaagcaaatggtgggtactcaatgtttctagtggctgagtaatattccattgaatatatatactacattttctttacccattcagcttttgatggacattgaggctccttccacagtttggtaattctggacattgttgctatgaacattggagtgcTGGTGTATAGTATTTTCaatgtatctgtatctttggggtaaatgcccagtagtgccattgctgggtcatagctctatttttaactacgTGAGGAACTTCCACCCACTTTTCCAGattggctgtaccagttcacattcccaccaacagtgcaagagggttcccctttctcaacatcctctccagcatttgttgtttcctgtcttgttaattttcaccattctcactggtgtgaggtagtattccattgtggttttgatttgtatttccctgatagccagTGCTGCGGAGCAttgtctcatgtgcttgttggccatgtctatgtcttcctctgtgaaatttctgttcatgtcttttgcccatttcatgattggattgtttgattctttgctgttgagttgaataagttctttagagatcttggatactagccctttatttgatatgtcatatgcaaacatcttttcccattttgtaggttgtcttttagttttgttgactgtttctttggctgtgtagaagttttttatcttgatgaagtcccaaaagttcatttttgcttttattttccttgccttcatacatgtatcttggaagaagttgctgtcgccaagttcaaaaagggtgttgcatttgatctcctctaggattttgatggaatcttgtctcccatttagatctttcatcctaAGATTTGCATGAAATCAGTAAAGGCctcgaatagccagaggaatattgaagaAAACCAAGCCCAGAGGCATTACAATGCCTGACTTCAGGCTGTATTATAAAGCCGTGATTTTCAAGACACGTGGTGCTAgcacaaaaacatacacaaagatcaatggaacagaaggagaacccagaaatggactttaaactctatggtcaactaatcttcgacatagcaggaaagactatccaatggtaAATGGACATTCAAtatatggtgttgggaaaattggacagccacatgcagaagaatgaaattagaccattctcttacatcatatacaaagataaactcaaaatggaggaaagaaataaatgtgggacaaatccatcaaaatcctatgggagaacacaggcagcaacctctttgaccttggcctcAGGAACTTCtggctagacatgtctccaagggcaagggaaacaaaagcaaaaatgaactattgggacctcatcaagagaaaaagcttttgcacagcaaaggaaacagtcaacaaaactcaaagtatATCTAGcaatctatagaatgggagaagatatttacaagtttcttatcagataaaaggctatcttccaaaatctataatgaacttatcaaactcaacacccataaaaacaaataatctaggCAAGTAATAGGCAGgggacatgaatagatatttcttcaaagatgatatacaaatggctgacagacatgaaaaaatgcttcacatcacttGTCATTAGGGATGtagaaaccaaaaccacaatgaaatgccaTTTTACATTGGTGggaatggctaaagttaacaagACAGAAACAGCCTATGtgggcaaggatgtagagaaaggggaaccctattacactattggtgggaatgcaagctgatacagccactctggaaaacagtatggaggttcctcaagaagttaaaaaagagCTACCTGACAACTCAGCAATTGCAATctttttatcccaaagatacaaatatagtgatctgaaggggcatctgcacTTCAATGTTCataagcagcaatgtccacaatagccaaattttggACAGAGCCAAGATGTCAgatccactgacagatgaatgggtaaaaaatatgtatatatacaaaatggaatattactcagcctttagaaaggatgaatacttatcCTTTACATTGATTTGTATGAAACTgtagggtattttgctgagtgaaataagtcagtcggtggaagataattttattatttaactcctatgtggaatataagaaacagtgcagaggatcatatggggagagagggaacacTGAAGGGGAAGTCAtcatagagggagacaaaccatgagtcTTAAATGCAGGAAAGAAAcagagggttgctagaggggaagtgtatgggggatggggtaattgggtgatgagtgttaaggagggcatgtgatgcgatgagcactgggtattatttgCAActaatgaattactgaactctacatcccaaactaatgatgtactactatatgttgggtaattgaatttaaattaaaaaatacttagctTGAAAGATTGTTTTGAAAATCAGATACAGTCATGTACATTAAGTGTATTACAGAGGCTTGACACcgagtaaatatttaataaatggaattataataataatagggtaAATCATTGTGCAGTGGTGTGTTTTCTCTCATCATTTGTAGGGTGgagaaataaaagtgaagaagAGCTACCCAGAAGGGGAAACGGCACCACATTTTTTCTGTTACTTGATACTTATAGAAACTCCTCAGCATTCACTCAaatgaacaaatgtttatttaaaagaatttgtaTACATATAACACTCTCACTTTCAAAAAGCAGAGTAACTTTTTAtattatgaataaacaaacactGGCAACTTAAAACTATGGTTAAGGAAGGTAGGAAAAATATCCCCTTTCCCCAGCCAGGGACTGAGACTTGGAGCTAAAGCCAACCTCCATCTCTGTCCTTTAAGTCTGAGAGTGACTTGACTAGAGATCTGATTTTGGTAGAGAGGAGAACTGTAGAGCTTGGGGAGCCTAGTGCCTTTTCTTTTGTAAGGGAAGGCCACCAAAACAATCTATAGGAAAGGGAGTAGCCAGCAGCTGACTTGAGCTGAGGCTGCTTTACAAGAGAGCAGAcccaagagagggagggatgaatggaGGGGAAATTCTACCCTCCTACCTATGTGAAATGGTTGGCACTCACTTGAATCTCAGCTCATGCCTTTAACCCCTAAGATATATCATTGAGAAACTGCCAGAATAATggttttgaataaaaatgattttgaacattTGGCAACAGAGATGTCAGCCTGGGGCCCCTCTCATTCTAAGGCAGCCTGTACAGTAGAGCCCGATAATTTAGGCAGCAAGTTACATAGGACTTGTGGATAGCTGCAGCTCACTGATTTCACTGTGAGGAAATTCTGTCATTGATTTGAAAAACAAGGGTTATGAGAAAGGCCTGCTGGTCTCAGGATCTCTAGACACACAACCTATACCTGAGAACTTTACCCTATCTGGGAGACTGGCATGGGAGTGAACTCCATAATAGCAGCCAGGCTTcccaaatgaataataaaaggaGGTCTTGTCCAACTGACCTCTGGGCCTTCCTTAGATGACATGAGATGAGGAGGGGTTTGTGGGGAAGATATATACACCAAGTCTACTGGAAAGTTCAGCAAGAAGACTGTTGACCCTTCAGAGCCTAATGTAAAAGTACAAGGAGGGGGCACACTGGAGCCTTCACCTGAAACAAGGGCCTCCTCCAGCCCTCAGCCCTTAGGTCCCAGGCCTCAGACACAAGAGGCAGAGAATCACATCttggcctctgcccttccctcagcATCAAATAAGGGCAGGAGTTGAAATGTGGGTGGGAGAGAAGGGATCATCAGACACACTATCATTAGCACCTGAACCATATCTCTTCTTAAATCAGAAAccccaagagaagaaagaagagcaaaggagagaggTTGTGCTTCCATCACACTAAATAGGAAACTTGGTAGAGGTGGGGCAGGGTGGTTTCAAATCAAGAAATTAATCACTCTAGCCGTGGAAGGAATTATGAGCAGCAGAGCTCTATGTGTTCTCCATCTCTTCATTCATCTTGCTTCCGTTTTGGCTTTTTGGGGTTCCGGGACCGACTCTTGGCCTTGCACAGAGGACATATAGGTGCATTCCGATGAATTTGCTGATGGCATGACAAGCAGGCCTggtgggaggacacaggacaaagAAAGTTAGTGATCAGATTCTTCTAGCCTATGGTTCAGCCTTCTCATCCCCAAGGGTCAAGAAAGCAATTGTGATTTCCCAATAGGAAGATGTTATTATCACTTCTCAAAGAGTGTGACCCAAGTAGAGAGATCAGTGCTAGATGTAAGAATGTAAAGGCTATAAAGGGATGAGGGTCCAAGATGGTTATTGAGGAAAAATATCCAGAATTTGGAAATAAGGCAAAATGAGAATTGTATATCATTTTAGCATTATATTGGAGTATGGTCCAACAGGCCCTATTAAGGATTATTTAATACTCTAGGACAGATAGCAGTTAACTTTCTCTATgaatattttagacttttcaGGTCACGTGGTCTTAACCGCACCTACTCAACTATACCTGTTCTTTATGAAAGAAGctacagacaatacataaacaaacagGCAGATGGGTGTGTgtcagtaaaactttatttacaaaaactgaGAACCAATCAGACTTGGTCTGTGGGTtctagtttgctgacccctgctctagGAGAATGTCCCTTTCTTGACTATTTACTATTGATCAGGGTCCAAACTGTGATTTATGCTAATGAactacaaatgatttttttcccagtagAGATGCAGATTATTTCTGTTCCAAAGAAAAGATAATcataaaagttacatttatttattttactggacATCAACCAGTTCTGTATTTAATTTTGCAAACTCATTTcagcattcttttccttttcttactacATAAATAActgtttttcaaatgcttttggAACCACCTTTGTAATCCTGCTGACTCCCTCATTAAGAACAAATGTTCACTATATATTTGCACAAGtctttctaacttaaaaaaaaaattatcctttggTAGAGCCTGCCAACCTTCCTGCATTGTAGCCCCATTGGGAATGTGAAGCAGTGAAACCAGCTCGTCTGCTACAGCACATATATACTAACTTTTCCTCTGTGTCCCAAGCAAAGGCTGTTTTAGGAAGGCACCAAATATGTAACTACAAAGCCCGAGTCCTAGCCTTCCGTGGGGCTGCTTGAAGATACCTTGCTTCCTCCACAACCCCTACTTAGCTCACTTACCTTCATAGGTGGGGGCTGTTGCCTGAAGGTGGCTGTCTGCCGAGTGTCCTGCTTTCTAGCCACTTGGAGTTGTtgggcagcagcagctgcagcggCCAGAGACTCAGGGATGGGGGGCTCCTGAGGCTCCGTCTGCCACTCCGCTTTCTGCTTCTCaaagtaactttggaaatgaaaGACATTAGTTAGATCATTCTGAAAGCAAGGAGAACCTTGCCCCTCTTAAAGACTCCATGTCACAGAACCAAAGGGGTTGGGCTGTGGCTCACTATAGAAAGTTCCTGTATCCTCCCCAGCACAAGGTTCTTCTCCTTCACTACCTGTCCCATTGTCTGCTGGGAAGGGTAATCCTCCTCTTTGCTGGCTCTGACAGATCCAGAAAATCAAGACTCCCAGGGCTAACAAAGTCCTTAAAGGGAACTTGCTTACTGTTCATCCCATTTACCCTTGCAATATTCTCATTAAGTGTCCCAGACCTCTGCTCACATACCTCTAGGAAGAAGCTCAACACTTCCACAGGCAGCCCGCTCTACTTTAAGAAGTGTGCCTCCTTCTACTAAACTGAACTCTCTCTGTAAGGTGAGTATCTAGGTCTCTAGATAAAGTTCCAGGCTAGCACCTGGAGACCATAAAAGCCCAGCCTTCAACATTTTCAAAGGTTTCTAGACACCCCTTCTAGACTTTGACTTGGGAAGTCACCTCttaagagtcacacacacacacacacacacacacacacacacacacacacacacagtcatagaCACAGTCTTGTGTTATCAAAATTgcacaaagaattttaaaagcttcccagtAATACTAGTCTAATCGTCCTTATTTTGGTACACagagacttgtccaaggtcatactgACAGGCCTGAAGCTAGGACTGAGAACCATGACTTTAGACCaggttttatgtatgtatatgcacctctacgtgtgtatgtgtgtgtgtgttgtatgtgtgttACAGGGACAGGGAGTAGGCATCTTACTCCAAGGAgagcttctcttcctcttcacatAGGTCAGGGAGCCTCTGTAGGCCTAGAGTCATGCGTAGGGCATCCACATGTTCCTTCAGTGGCTTATACTCATCATGTAGCCGCCGGGTAGACTCTAGCAGCTTGTTTAGGTCATTCTCAGACTGTTTGATGGTGTTTTCCATCTAGAACACACAGTGAGGTAGGTACAGAGAAAAGACCCAACAATGTCAACAATGCAACAATGCAAGGCTCTACAGCTAGATGGATAAAATAGCTCAGGGTCCGGAGCCAGACCAATCTATGGTCAAGTCCTTCATTCACCATGTATTCTATGTGACTCATCATGcctgtttttttcatctttataatggTGATACTAATAGTTCTTACTTCATATAATCTTATGAAGATTCAGTGATTTAATTCATATAAATCTCTCAGTACAGGGGCTACCAAAGAGTAAagtttcaataaatggtagttattacACAAATATAGCACCTTAAAGCTAGAATGGCCCTTAGAGCTGATTTAGTCCATCTCAccaccattttacagatcagagaattgagactcagaaagaagaagaaacttcCTCAGAGAAATACTTCTTAGGGGCAAAACATAGACAAAGAATAAGGTCTTCTTCCCAAGCCAGTGGCTTTTATCTTAGATCAGTAGTTTTCAAAATGTGGTCACCAGATCAacagcattagcatcacctggaaaTTCATTaggaatgcaaattctcaggcacAACCCCAGgcatataaaaatcagaaattctagGGTTGAGTTCAATAATCTATGTTCTAATAGCTTCTTCCAGATGACTTTGATTCATGTTTAAGTTTGAAATCCACTAACTTAGATTCTTAGCCTCTCTGTGGCTAATATTTGTAATTTGCATTGGCTTTGTATCCTTTGTTAGTTGGCAACAGTCCATGAGACCCTGGAATCCTGTGATCTTGTGACATAGGAAATACCAAGTACCTACTGTCCAAATCACattcatatttcctttaaaatcctAGGCTTGGCAATATGAGGAAATAAGTATTGCCATAGAAATGAGTTTCCTAAGAATAGAAACTTAACTccttcaaatgtaatttttaaaaactgcttctcATTGTCATAGGCTCAAAGGATTGAAAAGGATGTCCTAAGTCAGCACCTCTAAATTTCCTCCTGGTGCATCAATTTTGCAGCCCAGAGGTGATCATTCAGACTGTGCTTGAATAACTCCAAAAAGTGGGAAACTTATCAACTTAGCAGACAGTTCATTCCCCATGTTCCAAGTATCTCAAAAAGAGACTCTAATGAGGGAGCTACACTTTAGTAAGGTGGCAGAGATTATTTGTTTAGCCTACTTGGAAGCTTTGGAGCCCGTTGAGCTAGGCCCCAGAGGCAGCTGTCTGCTCTGATTTACTCCAAGGCTAACTCTCAACTCCCAGACTCCCAGAATGACAGCACATAAGTGCTGAAAGAGACCTTAGAGGTGACTGAATCCCTGTAAcagtaaagagagaaaatgaggcctAAGAGAAAAAGGGACTTGTCCAGTGATATTCAGTGACAGAGCCAGAGCTAGATCTCAGAACTGGATTCTTCCATTCTACCACAACCTGATGCTTACTCCCCTAAGTTGGCCACAGCCACATCTCAAGGAGAGGCCACAGTACTCATTACTGTCTATTCAACTAAGGGCCCAGAGGTAGGCTTCAGGCGGCAAGCCATGTACCACATTGATATCAGCATGGATCAGTCGGAGTTCCTCCACATGGGCCATCTTCTCCTGTAGCAGCAAGTCCATCTCCTGCTTATATTCCTTCAGGTGCCTCTCCTCTGATTCAAGAGCCTCAAACTCAGCCTTCAAACGTGCCTTGATCTTCTCCATCTGAAGGGTCTTGTTCCTGCAATTAccaaaaagcaagaaacagatcagcaggaaaagggagggaaatgGGAATAGAATATAGATTTAGCCCTGAGCCAGGGCTATTTTCCTAAGCTTTTCATTCTCCAGGCAGACCCAACTTGAAGCCATCCCCCAAAAGTTAGAagatcctttatttatttttttattattgtttcatgtttttttaataataaatttattttttgttggtgttcaatttgccaacatacagaacaagacccaagtgctcatcccgtaaagtgcccccctcagtgcccgccacccagtcacccccacccctgccctcctccccttccaccacccctagttcgtttcccagagttaggagtcttccatgttctgtctccctttctgatatttcctacccaatTCTTAGAAGATCCTTTATTCTAAGATTGAAGCTCAGTGGGTCTCAAAAGGGGATAATTGTATTCCTTTATGGAACATTTGCAAACATGGAGGTTTTTGCTGTTAGAATGATTCATGATAAAACACTACTGGCATGTAGTGGCCATAAGCCAGAGACACTAAATAGCCTCTTAATGCACAGGAAAGTCCTACATCACAAAAAACTCCAACCCAAGATGCCAACCATGACCTTTGAGAAACTCCTACAGGAGCACCGTCCATTAAACTTTCTACAATGATGGAAATTTTCTATATCTATACTTTTTCATACAGTTGCCAATACACACATGTAGCTACTGGgtacttgaaatatggctagtgcagttgaagaactgaattttgaattttatttaattttaattaatttaatgttaTACTATCACACATGGTTAACAGGACTGCACAACTCTACAGAGTCCACTCTTCAGTTCCAGAAGAGGAAGTGGAATGTAAAAActatagctcatttcttttcctaaaaaataaaacttgtatcTGGTTGTTAAATCCCAATTGTATATATTCTGGTTCAGTAATCGCACATCTGtgaatttattctaaggaaataattaagggAAACAAAACATTAGTACACAGGAATGTTCATTCTGGACTATGGGAAAGACTGCAATATTTGGAAACCATTAAAAGTAATCACTATGAAGACTTATGACATGGAAAATATTGAAGATATGATACTTAATGGAGAAGTGTATATACTTGGattgcatttttcaaaatatacatgCACAAAATATACTGGCACAGTTTCAAGGACCTTTAAGACCATTTGAAGCATGCCTAaataaaaaggacacaaaaatttGGAAGGAGGCCCCTCTAGGGCACATTGTTATCCTCCCAATGGCTCTCTACTTTCTGGTTTTCAGGTACTACCTAGCTGTTATCCATCACTCAGATGGATAACAGCTTTCTTCTGCATCAGTAGCTGGCTTTCACCCTTGCTCCAGGCCATTCCATGGGTGCTCTTGCTCTATACCCTAGACTCTGGCTTCCGGCTTTAGCCTGCTTCTGTCTTTAGTCTCTCTCTCATGGCTCCTGCCTTAAGAGGTGACTCTCAATGGCACAGACCCACAAACAGACTTGTGTTAGGTGGATAAGATAATGggagaaatttttctttatttattcaaaaattctTTTCATGTTATTGTATTTTGTTACCTAGAAAGGGTAAAAACAAAAGATGAGTGTTATTatcccatttgtaaaataagaaattgaggttcagggtagcaacttgcccaagatcacagaactAGTAAATGGGATATTGAGATTTGAACACAGGGCCCTCTAACACCACCCACTATGCCACACTGAGTGGGGTTGCCCTGACTAAAGAGCATAAACATAATAAGAGTTCTTGGTATACCTGTTCAACTGCCTTGAAGAGGGTGAAACTGACTTGTATTGGCCAATTAACTAACTATATAGAGCCCCTCCTATCTAGATTTCCATTTTCCTCCTCTATATTACATGTAGAGCAATCTGAATTTTGCCTATCCCTaacccaatttacagatgagaaaattgagatttaGAGTGAGATATAGTATATCATCCTAAGGCAATCTGTGACAGTGCTCAGCCTACAATCCATTTCTGCAAGCAGAACCATATTATAAAAGGAACATGAGCTGTAGATTCAGACCTGGGTATAAATCTGGGTTCTACCATTCCCTAGCTATCTGGTTTTaggcaataataataacagctatatttatagtttatatttattgaacacctattatgTACCAATTATGTAGGATTTTAATATCAactctaacaaatatttatgggaCATTTATCATGAGGTATGCACTATACCAGTTGCAAGGAATAGAACAAAAAACAGAATAGTCTGTGGACAGAAAAATTCATCTAATGACTAAAATGGACCCTGAACACATTGCTACAAGAAAAACTACGTGATGAGTAGTAAAGATGAGATGCAGAATGCAATAGAAAGACACAATAAAGGGATATAACAGTCTAAGGGACATAGTAAAGTCAAAGGGACATTCACCAGAAGCTATCCTAATAATCTGTGGATGTGAAAATTGGAGCAAAACCTGGAAAATGAGTAGGAGGTAGCTGGAAAAGTGCACGTAGACACAGAGGAAAGCAGTCCAGGCAGAAAGAATAGCATGAGCAATTGCCTtggcacagaaaagaaaatggcacaTTAGATGAAACAaaggtcagtgtggctggagcattTACTATATGAGGGAGGAGGCCTGAGATGAAATTAGAGAGGATGCCAGAATATGATCTGGGGATTGAGATGAGGAGTTAGGACTTTTATCCTTAGGAGAAGGGGGAATCATTGTAGTATTTCAAGCATCAGGAGAGGGACATAATCTGATTATCTCACTTCTCTCAGTCTTGGAGAgatttttgcttctaacaaggtatgaaagcaaaaaaaaaaaaatgtgggggaggggaacaacAACTAGCTGGGCAAAAGCAGTGAGGCAAAAGcctccagggcaggagagcccaaCCCTGGAGAagctggaactttaaaaatcttcatcGGATTTTGCAGGACAGAAAAGTACTTAACAGAGTAATCTGACAGAATCACAGGAGGAGCAGTGAAGCCGCaagattcctggagtcactataAAAGGAGGCGcagggaggcggggcaagatggcagaagagtagggtccccaagtcacctgtccccaccaaattacctagagaacttccaaatcatcctgaaaatctacgaattcggcctgagacttaaagagagaacagctggaatgctacagtgagaagagttcacgcttctatcaaggtaggaagaccagggaaaaagaaataaagaaacaaaaggcatccaagggggaggggccccgcgaggagccgggctaaggccagggcgagtgtccccaaggacaggagagccccgtcccggagaagcaggagctgcaccaaccttcccaggaGGAAAGGCGCCCGCAAGGAGTTAGAgtaggacccaggagggcggggatgcccttgggctccctgggacagtaacagacaCATCGCCCCAGGGAGAGCGCGCCACACCCTgtggccgagctccctaaagggctgcagctcTCACACGGCTGGACCCGAGAACAGCTCGGAGGCGGCTCCGGCAGAGGTTCCCCGCAGGAGGAGGCTGCGCGGCCCCGGGAGTAGCTCAGGGGCTGctccagcagaggaagaggctccgcgCGGAGTGGGCTGCCCCAGGAGCAGcctggaggggctcaggcggcggctccgcggacaGGGGGCGGCACGGCCCCGGGAGCGCGAAATCAACAGCGCAGGCCTGGGAGCACAGGGcaaccgggacacagcccaggatccagcctcccacccggaacaggcagaggccaggagggcacaggacagcaaggacgctcctaccccaagctgagcagatcagcggccccgccctgggagcatccagggccctgcagacagagaacTCTGTAGTTATTGCCGGAGCTGAATCCAGGAATCCGGAGCTAGctgccgccactgtggttgttcctcctggggcctcacagggtaaacaacccccgctgagcctcacagtggcctcacggGATAAGCAGCTTAAACatcactcactgagccctgcatcaggcagggggctgagcagctctcgcaagtgctaacacctgacaATCAGCACAACAGgtctctcccccagaagaccagctagacaggcgaaaaacaaattattgaccgagcagcactggaaagttccaggggaagccaAGGAACTTACAGTACACAAattcagaggatactcccccttggtttttttttttcctttttgatttctgtttgcttccccccttttttcttttttttctctttttcttctctcttttttatttttttcctcttttttcttttttcatttccttttctcctttcttttctctctttttccccttttcccaatacattttctttttggccactctgtactgagcaaaatgactagaaggaaaacctcacctcaaaagaaagaatcagaaacagtcttctctccagagttacaaaatttggattacaattcaatgtcagaaagccaattcag
The window above is part of the Vulpes lagopus strain Blue_001 chromosome X, ASM1834538v1, whole genome shotgun sequence genome. Proteins encoded here:
- the ZC4H2 gene encoding zinc finger C4H2 domain-containing protein isoform X1; translated protein: MPGGGGYVVSIVCLGLYLYISRDVKLRVKSMADEQEIMCKLESIKEIRNKTLQMEKIKARLKAEFEALESEERHLKEYKQEMDLLLQEKMAHVEELRLIHADINVMENTIKQSENDLNKLLESTRRLHDEYKPLKEHVDALRMTLGLQRLPDLCEEEEKLSLDYFEKQKAEWQTEPQEPPIPESLAAAAAAAQQLQVARKQDTRQTATFRQQPPPMKACLSCHQQIHRNAPICPLCKAKSRSRNPKKPKRKQDE
- the ZC4H2 gene encoding zinc finger C4H2 domain-containing protein isoform X2 yields the protein MPGGGGYVVSIVCLGLYLYISRDVKLRVKSMADEQEIMCKLESIKEIRNKTLQMEKIKARLKAEFEALESEERHLKEYKQEMDLLLQEKMAHVEELRLIHADINVMENTIKQSENDLNKLLESTRRLHDEYKPLKEHVDALRMTLGLQRLPDLCEEEEKLSLEPACHAISKFIGMHLYVLCARPRVGPGTPKSQNGSKMNEEMENT